One Pyxicephalus adspersus chromosome 3, UCB_Pads_2.0, whole genome shotgun sequence genomic window carries:
- the AHCY gene encoding adenosylhomocysteinase, translating into MSDKLPYKVADITLAEWGRKAIDIAENEMPGLMKMREMYSESKPLKGARIAGCLHMTLQTAVLIETLTALGAQVQWSSCNIFSTQDHAAAAIAKTGVPVYAWKGETDEEYIWCIEQTLYFPDGKPLNMILDDGGDLTNLVHTKHPELLKGIKGISEETTTGVHNLYKMKADGSLKVPAINVNDSVTKSKFDNLYGCRESLIDGIKRATDVMIAGKVAVVAGYGDVGKGCAQALRAFGARVIITEIDPINALQAAMEGYEVTTMDDASKEGNIFVTTTGCTDIVDGSHFEQMKDDSIVCNIGHFDCELDVKWLNDNAVKKVNIKPQVDRYLLKNGRHIILLAEGRLVNLGCAMGHPSFVMSNSFTNQVMAQIELWTNTEKYPVGVYFLPKKLDEAVAAAHLDKLGVKLTKLTDKQAKYLGLDKEGPFKPDHYRY; encoded by the exons ATGTCTGACAAGCTGCCATACAAAGTTG CCGACATCACCCTGGCAGAATGGGGCAGGAAGGCTATCGATATTGCAGAAAATGAAATGCCCGGCTTGATGAAGATGAGGGAAATGTACTCTGAGAGCAAACCTCTCAAGGGAGCCAGGATCGCTGGGTGTCTGCATATGACTCTTCAGACGGCTGTGCTTATTGAGACCCTGACAGCCCTGGGAGCTCAG GTCCAGtggtcaagctgcaatatcttcTCTACTCAGGATCATGCTGCTGCAGCCATTGCCAAGACTGGAGTCCCAG TTTATGCCTGGAAGGGGGAGACTGATGAAGAGTACATCTGGTGCATTGAGCAGACTCTGTACTTCCCTGATGGAAAACCACTCAACATGATTCTTGATGATGGAGGCGATCTCACCAACCTTGTTCACACCAAACACCCAGAATTGCTGAAAG GAATTAAGGGAATCTCTGAAGAAACAACCACTGGAGTGCACAACCTGTACAAAATGAAGGCTGATGGGTCTCTAAAAGTACCCGCCATCAATGTCAATGACTCTGTGACAAAG AGCAAGTTTGATAACCTGTATGGTTGCAGAGAGTCTCTGATTGACGGTATTAAGAGAGCCACTGATGTGATGATTGCCGGAAAGGTCGCAGTAGTTGCTGGTTATGGAGATGTTGGAAAGGGTTGTGCTCAGGCTCTAAGAGCTTTTGGTGCACGTGTCATCATCACAGAAATAGACCCCATTAATGCCCTGCAGGCTGCCATGGAAG GTTATGAAGTGACAACAATGGATGACGCTTCCAAAGAAGGGAATATTTTTGTCACCACAACAGGATGCACAGATATTGTAGATGGCAG TCACTTTGAACAGATGAAAGATGATTCCATTGTCTGCAACATTGGCCACTTTGATTGTGAACTCGACGTGAAATGGTTAAATGACAATGCCGTTAAGAAAGTGAACATCAAGCCACAG GTGGACCGCTACCTCCTGAAAAATGGACGTCACATCATACTACTTGCTGAAGGCCGTCTGGTAAACTTGGGATGTGCGATGGGTCATCCCAGCTTTGTCATGAGCAATTCTTTCACTAACCAGGTCATGGCGCAGATTGAGTTGTGGACCAACACTGAAAAATACCCTGTAGGAGTGTACTTCCTGCCCAAGAAG